One part of the Prunus persica cultivar Lovell chromosome G5, Prunus_persica_NCBIv2, whole genome shotgun sequence genome encodes these proteins:
- the LOC18776676 gene encoding protein LURP-one-related 2: MAKVHPLSISKTDDASTASTSSCSNNKYMTSKRETFTIWMKSLVMQGKGCTAFDQNGEIVYRIDNYDAKHSNEVYLMDLRGKLLFTVCEKKMCFFPSWKGYKNNGANKALFQLRKSCRSIPGKKGFAYKVTMRSDGSSYRLEGLSGKSSEFRITDSNGGVVAETKRKQSSSGVVLGDDVFTVVVEPHVDHSFIMALVTVHGLIRHQI; this comes from the coding sequence ATGGCCAAGGTTCATCCTCTTTCAATATCCAAGACTGATGATGCTTCTACTGCTAGCACTTCCTCATGTTCTAATAACAAGTACATGACCtcaaagagagaaacattCACAATATGGATGAAATCGCTTGTGATGCAAGGAAAAGGATGCACTGCGTTTGACCAAAATGGAGAGATCGTTTATCGAATCGATAACTACGACGCCAAGCACAGCAACGAAGTTTATCTCATGGATCTCCGTGGGAAACTTCTCTTCACTGTGTGTGAGAAGAAAATGTGCTTTTTTCCAAGTTGGAAGGGGTATAAAAACAATGGTGCCAATAAGGCATTGTTTCAACTGAGAAAAAGTTGCAGATCAATTCCTGGAAAGAAAGGGTTTGCTTATAAAGTAACAATGAGATCTGATGGCAGCTCTTACCGGCTAGAGGGTTTGAGTGGTAAATCATCAGAATTCAGAATAACAGATAGCAATGGAGGAGTTGTAGCAGAGACAAAGAGAAAGCAGTCAAGTTCAGGAGTTGTATTGGGAGATGATGTGTTCACTGTGGTGGTGGAGCCTCATGTTGATCACTCCTTTATCATGGCCCTTGTCACTGTTCATGGCTTAATTAGACATCAAATATGA